Proteins encoded by one window of Halobacteriovorax sp. GB3:
- a CDS encoding zinc-dependent metalloprotease, with the protein MSKKKLLNLGLIATALLVASCAEERKEEFAQGQGEELLSISDYNGKTFDLKTKEVISGDSENFSATREVKVDGLDAVNNLLPVDYVTNAPLFQGFAFRGLPNHDYKLQYEVKDKYLVINKIAKKEAIPFDELTYAVEMENGLYKVPLIGYPIQLTKVEKIKNSYGEETHQLRENGEKMVIGSTHFKINHLGQVQYFGAKEKKDIFPSHFFDGEWFYAATIVSASTKNATSIGRDLSIDAEANGVSRIRFNRYKDTIKAINLNQDKIIDTTDDINNKTAFNIPVSWVDYKKNTRNGVDLFEEVLLDDSNNEAPEWAERRFAKIDFSKFVYKMVKGWEFDATVNSWVPKVEDLTDGILQKLEVTNDFISWTLWYEEEEIRIKYALRRAHKPIAGRVYKKSDVTKFGFFQTTKHMILNHRIERDKDLEKLKFLNRFDPNKKEIRYFFSTNTSQDMRAVGREGIRVWNETFKKAGSDIEIVLDESKDVEIGDIRYNILNIVDTKDGSGLLGYGPSISDTESGEIISATNNIYANPFRESQISNIRNYMRRELGLHAPAIEGLKITSKLSNRLTSNIAGAAGSSAFGAIDNSIKNTTAYKLHQSYLSTLAKSEDAEKESVKSYINTLDKVIGTGDLHKLEETDHAHDHNHDIVNMSYINNPSSTSMGDFINHGSKCAFNVVDNNSYERIQKECPEVDAYVADVKANGGTLESSERELELVRNCAEKLIFDDVLATFVHELGHNLGLRHNFAASNDAKNYTYKDGKPVALTASTMDYLTRNVEELPAPGAYDVAAIKFGYVEKVETEDGREIALNGKSIEQAMKDAGVSRKEYNYCTDEHVDLTSPLCKRWDHGSNPEEIVEYLIEDFKSFVALYGHKYDRIFSPDMYRLASKFYRTTSELKGLHDHWRKIVAQALGKKKQYLQGINANQMKQVIAVLDNDNTELGRQHRLYYPAVEKSFNFLLELANQAQRVCYVKPVGNSVESVQALDFETIKEQVWGLTGQNIYDCSDAVGLLGNAEIVGADGYFMNDVRLDNNAGNPDDYFRNSTAGMSFVKRLAAISLSDRAPRLIAHYNEGFYPNYLDNPLWRSQVLASVQDRIVNGVSVANLTESKMLKSANVSHVPLFSTQKENMIVSLLSYQNGQRVPGDLEETRQRTGAYSVYSVDDPSLIPQGYVSAAISNYYFFANPSAPSGQLITLRNELVEMKTLAKISGVKQFLPQISNFLTQAGYYNLTEKDLVGTTQEVQQVEAQAEEVVQGEEVSSEEIVEALEVKNEVVSNALTVEQYLEKINKNEAILQQIIQIVYQNTQMNITPLVQKAAGLQSNIKTVLEKAVNEGNGAMKVSEFLTLLAPAEQIAGLKQALFQDLTQAMDQALNATRAYSSNPDEKDAQIDALSKVIMSL; encoded by the coding sequence ATGTCGAAAAAGAAACTACTAAATTTAGGATTAATCGCTACAGCTCTACTTGTTGCAAGTTGTGCAGAAGAGAGAAAAGAAGAATTTGCCCAAGGTCAGGGTGAAGAGCTTCTTAGCATCTCAGATTACAATGGTAAGACCTTTGATCTTAAAACAAAAGAAGTGATTAGCGGAGACAGTGAGAACTTTTCTGCAACCAGAGAAGTGAAAGTTGATGGTCTTGATGCTGTTAATAATCTCCTTCCTGTTGATTACGTAACAAATGCGCCTCTATTTCAAGGGTTTGCATTTCGTGGGCTTCCAAATCATGATTATAAACTTCAGTATGAAGTGAAAGATAAGTATCTTGTTATTAATAAGATTGCTAAGAAAGAGGCGATACCTTTTGATGAGCTGACATATGCTGTTGAAATGGAAAACGGTCTTTATAAAGTTCCACTTATTGGATACCCAATTCAACTAACGAAAGTTGAGAAAATTAAAAATAGCTACGGCGAAGAAACTCACCAACTAAGAGAAAATGGTGAGAAGATGGTTATTGGTTCTACTCACTTTAAAATTAACCACCTTGGTCAAGTTCAGTACTTTGGCGCCAAAGAGAAGAAAGATATTTTTCCTTCGCATTTCTTCGATGGAGAGTGGTTTTACGCTGCAACAATCGTTTCTGCTTCAACAAAGAATGCAACATCAATTGGACGTGACCTTTCAATTGATGCTGAAGCAAATGGTGTTTCAAGAATTCGTTTTAATAGATACAAAGATACAATTAAGGCCATTAACCTTAACCAAGATAAAATCATTGATACAACTGATGATATCAATAATAAGACGGCCTTCAATATCCCTGTAAGCTGGGTTGATTACAAAAAGAACACAAGAAATGGTGTTGATCTTTTTGAAGAAGTTCTTCTTGATGATTCAAATAATGAGGCTCCTGAATGGGCCGAGAGAAGATTTGCTAAAATCGATTTCTCGAAATTCGTTTATAAAATGGTTAAAGGTTGGGAATTCGATGCAACAGTAAATAGCTGGGTTCCTAAAGTTGAAGACCTAACTGATGGTATTCTTCAAAAGCTTGAAGTCACAAATGACTTCATCTCTTGGACACTATGGTATGAAGAAGAAGAAATTCGTATTAAGTATGCACTTAGAAGAGCACACAAACCAATTGCTGGTCGTGTCTATAAAAAATCTGATGTTACGAAGTTTGGTTTCTTTCAAACAACAAAACACATGATTCTTAACCACAGAATCGAAAGGGATAAAGACCTTGAGAAACTTAAGTTTCTAAACCGTTTTGATCCTAACAAGAAAGAAATTCGTTATTTCTTCTCTACAAATACGTCACAAGATATGAGAGCTGTTGGACGTGAAGGAATTCGTGTTTGGAACGAGACTTTCAAAAAGGCCGGTTCTGATATTGAAATCGTACTTGATGAGTCTAAAGATGTTGAGATTGGTGATATTCGTTACAACATTTTAAATATTGTCGATACAAAAGATGGTTCAGGTCTTTTAGGTTATGGTCCTTCGATTTCAGATACTGAATCTGGAGAGATTATTTCGGCAACGAATAATATCTATGCGAACCCATTTAGAGAGTCACAGATCTCAAATATTCGTAACTATATGAGACGTGAGCTTGGTCTTCACGCTCCAGCTATTGAAGGGCTAAAGATTACTTCAAAGCTGTCTAATAGACTGACAAGCAATATCGCCGGAGCTGCTGGATCAAGTGCTTTTGGAGCAATTGATAATAGTATCAAAAATACAACGGCCTATAAGCTACATCAGTCGTACCTAAGTACACTTGCTAAGAGTGAAGATGCTGAGAAGGAATCAGTTAAATCTTATATCAATACTCTTGATAAAGTGATTGGTACAGGAGATCTACACAAGTTAGAAGAAACTGATCACGCTCATGATCACAATCACGATATTGTAAATATGAGCTATATCAACAATCCAAGTTCTACTTCAATGGGTGATTTTATCAATCACGGATCGAAGTGTGCTTTCAACGTTGTTGATAACAACTCTTATGAGAGAATCCAAAAAGAATGTCCTGAAGTAGATGCTTATGTTGCAGATGTTAAGGCCAATGGTGGAACTCTTGAAAGTAGCGAAAGAGAATTAGAACTCGTAAGAAACTGTGCTGAAAAGTTAATCTTTGATGATGTTCTTGCGACATTTGTACATGAGCTTGGGCACAACCTAGGACTACGTCACAACTTTGCAGCTTCAAATGATGCTAAAAACTATACTTATAAAGACGGTAAGCCAGTAGCTCTAACGGCTTCAACAATGGACTACCTCACTCGCAACGTTGAAGAGCTTCCAGCTCCTGGTGCTTATGATGTTGCTGCAATTAAGTTTGGTTATGTTGAAAAAGTTGAAACTGAAGATGGTAGAGAAATTGCTCTTAACGGGAAATCGATTGAACAAGCAATGAAAGATGCTGGAGTTTCAAGAAAAGAATATAACTACTGTACAGATGAGCACGTTGATCTAACGAGCCCACTATGTAAGAGATGGGACCACGGTTCTAATCCAGAGGAAATTGTAGAATACCTTATTGAAGACTTTAAATCATTTGTTGCTCTCTATGGGCACAAGTATGACAGAATCTTCTCTCCTGATATGTATAGACTTGCTAGTAAGTTCTACAGAACGACAAGTGAGTTAAAAGGTCTACATGATCATTGGAGAAAGATCGTTGCTCAGGCCCTAGGGAAAAAGAAGCAATATCTTCAAGGAATTAATGCTAATCAAATGAAGCAAGTTATTGCAGTACTTGATAATGATAATACAGAGCTTGGAAGACAGCATAGACTTTACTACCCAGCTGTTGAAAAATCATTTAACTTCCTTCTTGAGCTTGCCAATCAAGCACAGAGAGTTTGTTATGTTAAGCCTGTTGGTAATAGTGTTGAATCAGTTCAGGCCCTTGATTTTGAAACAATTAAAGAGCAAGTTTGGGGTCTTACTGGACAGAATATTTATGACTGTTCAGATGCAGTTGGACTACTTGGAAATGCTGAGATCGTTGGTGCTGATGGTTATTTCATGAACGATGTTAGACTTGATAATAATGCAGGAAACCCTGATGATTACTTTAGAAATTCGACAGCTGGTATGAGCTTTGTAAAAAGACTTGCAGCTATTAGTCTATCTGATAGAGCGCCAAGACTTATTGCTCATTACAATGAAGGATTCTATCCGAACTACCTTGATAACCCACTGTGGAGAAGTCAAGTTCTAGCTTCGGTACAAGATAGAATTGTAAACGGAGTAAGTGTAGCGAACCTAACAGAATCAAAAATGTTGAAAAGTGCAAATGTATCTCACGTGCCACTCTTTTCAACGCAAAAAGAGAATATGATTGTTAGTTTACTAAGTTACCAAAATGGACAACGTGTTCCAGGTGACCTTGAAGAGACAAGACAGAGAACAGGTGCTTATTCAGTATACTCTGTTGATGACCCAAGCTTAATTCCTCAGGGGTATGTTTCAGCTGCAATTAGCAATTACTACTTCTTTGCTAATCCAAGCGCTCCTTCGGGACAGCTGATTACTCTAAGAAATGAGCTTGTTGAAATGAAGACTCTTGCAAAAATTAGTGGGGTCAAGCAATTCTTACCACAGATTTCGAATTTCCTTACTCAGGCAGGTTACTACAACCTCACTGAGAAAGACCTTGTTGGTACAACACAAGAAGTTCAGCAAGTTGAAGCTCAAGCTGAGGAAGTTGTTCAAGGTGAAGAAGTTTCATCAGAAGAAATTGTTGAAGCGCTTGAAGTTAAAAACGAAGTTGTAAGCAATGCTCTGACTGTTGAGCAGTACCTTGAAAAAATTAACAAGAATGAGGCGATTTTACAGCAAATTATTCAGATCGTTTACCAGAATACGCAGATGAATATTACTCCTCTTGTTCAAAAGGCAGCAGGGCTTCAGTCGAATATTAAGACAGTTCTTGAAAAGGCCGTGAATGAAGGTAATGGTGCGATGAAAGTTAGCGAATTTCTAACTTTACTTGCTCCGGCCGAACAAATCGCTGGTCTTAAGCAAGCACTTTTTCAAGACCTGACTCAAGCGATGGATCAAGCTCTTAATGCGACTAGGGCCTATAGCTCTAATCCGGATGAAAAAGATGCTCAGATCGATGCACTATCAAAAGTTATTATGAGTTTATAA
- a CDS encoding 5'-nucleotidase, lipoprotein e(P4) family, which translates to MKKIVLVLMSVALVSCSSTKKNDVAYMEGVALWMQNSAEVRALRYQAFNAARYTVDQSLKKRSKKPRALIVDIDETVLDNSPYQARGLVTGEAYNEQEWERWVDMGKARALAGSVGFLNYAVKKGVEVFYISNRKVRGFEPTYQNLKEEGFPVKKQNLILKTHTSSKDERRKDVFKKYNVILLMGDTLADFHTNFEDKNTNERNILVDSFRKEFGKKFIVLPNPMYGDWEWALHDYDYSKSMKEREQERKRFLYPYK; encoded by the coding sequence ATGAAAAAAATAGTATTGGTTCTTATGAGTGTGGCCCTCGTTTCATGCTCATCTACGAAAAAAAATGATGTGGCCTACATGGAAGGGGTTGCTCTTTGGATGCAGAACTCTGCTGAAGTGAGAGCGCTTCGTTATCAAGCTTTCAATGCTGCAAGATATACAGTTGATCAGAGCTTAAAGAAGCGCTCAAAAAAACCAAGAGCTCTAATTGTTGATATTGATGAGACGGTATTAGATAATTCGCCCTACCAAGCAAGAGGTCTTGTTACTGGTGAAGCCTACAATGAACAAGAGTGGGAGAGATGGGTCGATATGGGAAAGGCAAGGGCCCTTGCAGGATCTGTTGGTTTTTTAAATTACGCCGTTAAAAAAGGCGTGGAAGTTTTTTATATTTCCAATAGAAAAGTTCGTGGATTTGAGCCGACTTATCAAAACTTAAAGGAAGAAGGTTTTCCAGTTAAAAAGCAAAACCTCATTTTGAAAACACATACCTCATCTAAGGACGAGCGAAGAAAAGATGTCTTTAAAAAGTATAATGTCATTCTCTTAATGGGAGATACACTTGCTGATTTTCATACAAATTTCGAAGACAAGAATACTAATGAAAGAAATATATTAGTTGATAGTTTTAGAAAGGAATTTGGAAAGAAGTTTATTGTCTTACCAAATCCAATGTATGGTGATTGGGAGTGGGCCCTTCACGATTATGATTACTCAAAAAGCATGAAAGAGAGAGAGCAAGAGAGAAAGAGATTTCTCTATCCTTACAAATAG
- a CDS encoding M14 family zinc carboxypeptidase, with translation MNFISLKSGSSVEGDEIQAFKTDTKSNKWLYLMAGVHGDEVEGVYVLNQLFEWLKEEDLGDLPLIVIPILNVDGYRQGTRTNAHGVDLNRNLATDNWCPEIRAAKYHPGSAPMSEPENVYLDKLFSKFTPVQILTLHSWKPMLNYNGDCKDVAEYLEQYNGYPAEGDVGYPTPGSLGNYAPEKYSSPVLTFEFPVLSEEKTLKEIWEENEEGLKAYFKSELVSKLFA, from the coding sequence ATGAATTTTATAAGTCTTAAGTCTGGATCTAGTGTTGAAGGTGATGAAATACAGGCCTTTAAAACAGACACAAAAAGCAACAAATGGCTCTACTTAATGGCCGGAGTTCACGGAGATGAGGTTGAGGGAGTTTATGTTCTTAATCAACTCTTCGAATGGCTAAAAGAAGAAGATCTTGGTGACCTGCCATTAATCGTAATCCCAATTTTAAATGTTGATGGTTACCGCCAAGGAACAAGAACGAATGCCCATGGTGTAGATCTTAATAGAAACCTTGCTACTGATAACTGGTGTCCAGAGATTAGAGCGGCCAAATATCATCCAGGCTCGGCTCCAATGAGTGAACCTGAAAACGTTTATCTCGATAAATTATTTTCAAAATTCACACCAGTACAAATTCTAACTCTCCACTCATGGAAACCTATGCTCAACTACAATGGAGACTGCAAAGATGTCGCCGAATACCTTGAGCAATACAATGGATATCCTGCTGAAGGTGATGTTGGTTACCCAACTCCTGGATCACTAGGAAACTACGCCCCAGAGAAATATAGTAGCCCAGTGCTAACTTTTGAATTTCCAGTTCTCAGTGAAGAAAAAACACTAAAAGAAATCTGGGAAGAAAACGAAGAAGGTCTCAAGGCCTACTTCAAGAGTGAACTCGTATCTAAATTATTTGCATAA
- a CDS encoding tRNA pseudouridine synthase B, which yields MAKKNRGPEYGPFLFNVYKPVGVTSFDVIRAFKYNLPKGFGKIGHFGTLDPFAEGVLMVATGPATRLTDRVHEMTKTYIAKGVLGIHSPTGDLTAKEDELIKSDCTFLKEKTLGDFKSTLESKFQGDYMQVPPHFSATKHEGKALHEWARQGVLIEKEAVKRFIHNIEIIEFDYPHVIFRATVSSGTYIRTLFEDMAKEFATTGALKELCREKIGPISMANSIHTDNWPKRGECTVDDLLSIRTTFEELFDLPKCEIPEGKRDLLFNGADVHCDYLDGEYLVVDQGVVIALADVKKTRLKFKVRLFI from the coding sequence ATGGCAAAGAAAAATAGAGGCCCAGAGTATGGGCCTTTTCTTTTTAATGTTTATAAACCTGTTGGCGTAACATCATTCGATGTCATTCGCGCCTTTAAATACAATCTTCCTAAAGGTTTTGGTAAAATAGGACATTTTGGAACTCTCGATCCTTTTGCTGAAGGTGTACTCATGGTGGCAACTGGTCCGGCCACGAGACTGACTGATCGTGTTCACGAAATGACAAAAACCTATATTGCCAAGGGTGTCCTTGGTATTCATTCTCCCACGGGGGATCTGACGGCCAAGGAAGATGAGCTCATTAAAAGCGATTGTACTTTTTTAAAAGAGAAAACGCTGGGTGACTTTAAAAGTACTCTTGAAAGTAAGTTTCAAGGGGATTATATGCAAGTGCCGCCTCATTTTTCTGCGACTAAGCACGAGGGGAAGGCCTTGCATGAGTGGGCCAGACAAGGTGTTTTGATAGAAAAAGAAGCAGTAAAGCGTTTTATCCACAATATCGAAATCATTGAATTTGATTATCCCCACGTGATCTTTAGGGCCACAGTAAGTAGCGGGACCTATATTCGAACTCTTTTTGAAGATATGGCCAAAGAATTTGCAACGACTGGTGCTCTTAAAGAATTGTGCCGAGAAAAGATTGGACCTATTTCCATGGCCAATTCTATTCACACTGATAACTGGCCAAAAAGAGGTGAGTGTACAGTAGATGATCTTCTCTCCATTAGAACAACTTTTGAAGAGCTTTTTGATCTTCCAAAGTGTGAAATCCCTGAGGGAAAAAGGGACCTTCTTTTTAATGGGGCCGATGTTCATTGTGATTACTTAGATGGAGAGTATTTGGTTGTTGATCAAGGGGTTGTAATTGCCTTAGCGGATGTAAAAAAGACAAGACTGAAGTTTAAAGTTCGCTTATTTATCTAA
- a CDS encoding FKBP-type peptidyl-prolyl cis-trans isomerase has product MKKLFALTLVSSALLTGCMKGEQKADLSKEENKIFYAVGTMHGSRFKSLEMSPAEKTAFLAGIKDSLNGEKEKVNSQEYAMKFRELLQKRTTQMAKGNKDKGGQFIETFVSKEGGTKTASGLAYKVLTEGKGETPKAEDTVTVHYKGTLLDGTEFDSSYSRNKPTSFPLNRVIKGWTEGLQLVKKGGKIKLVIPSELAYGDQGAPPKIPGGATLVFEVELIDIKKADKK; this is encoded by the coding sequence ATGAAAAAATTATTCGCGCTTACGCTCGTATCTTCTGCTCTTCTTACTGGTTGTATGAAAGGGGAACAGAAAGCGGATCTATCAAAAGAAGAAAATAAAATCTTCTACGCTGTTGGTACTATGCACGGTTCACGTTTTAAGTCTCTTGAAATGTCTCCAGCTGAGAAAACTGCTTTTCTTGCTGGGATCAAAGATTCACTAAACGGAGAAAAAGAGAAGGTTAACTCTCAAGAATACGCAATGAAATTCAGAGAGCTTCTTCAAAAGAGAACAACTCAAATGGCCAAAGGGAACAAAGACAAAGGTGGACAATTCATCGAGACTTTTGTTTCTAAAGAAGGCGGAACAAAAACAGCTTCTGGTCTAGCTTATAAAGTTCTTACTGAAGGTAAGGGAGAAACTCCTAAGGCCGAAGATACTGTTACAGTTCACTATAAGGGAACTCTTCTTGATGGGACTGAGTTTGACTCTTCTTACTCAAGAAATAAACCAACTTCATTTCCACTTAATAGAGTTATTAAAGGTTGGACTGAAGGTCTACAGCTCGTTAAAAAAGGTGGAAAAATTAAACTTGTGATCCCATCTGAGCTTGCTTATGGTGATCAAGGTGCCCCTCCTAAGATTCCAGGTGGAGCTACATTAGTTTTCGAAGTTGAGCTAATCGACATCAAAAAAGCTGATAAGAAGTAA
- a CDS encoding ferredoxin — MNTTMIAMGVAVLAGVGLVVTLGVLSLLSGGLHFLFARPRVEILKSEKGETGFAFGFKWNAAREPAKFNRIKLRLFNPFGSPTQVEKTVEFSPKSTNFAEDFDMAEAMKQILECDRLDDALLEIEVMASKEGVTHYFSMKVRKFLEKVKSATQTAAEFNEANKVDNSKPVYTIPSRSFIADPLPASNKALKIATNPEFAGQFQSADASAAPQENFAVSKVWIEDGCIVCNACEGIFPEVFEVTDDTCLIRDGAPLDDGLKILEAAEACPTEVIKFNKVG, encoded by the coding sequence GTGAATACGACAATGATTGCCATGGGAGTTGCTGTTCTAGCCGGTGTAGGGCTTGTTGTTACTCTAGGTGTCTTATCGTTACTATCAGGTGGTCTTCACTTTTTATTTGCAAGGCCAAGAGTTGAAATTTTAAAGTCTGAAAAGGGTGAAACTGGATTCGCTTTTGGCTTTAAGTGGAATGCTGCTCGCGAGCCTGCTAAGTTTAATAGAATTAAACTCCGTCTATTCAACCCATTTGGAAGTCCAACTCAGGTTGAAAAGACAGTAGAATTCTCTCCAAAAAGTACTAATTTTGCAGAAGACTTTGATATGGCCGAAGCCATGAAGCAAATTCTTGAGTGCGATCGTTTAGATGACGCTCTTTTAGAGATTGAAGTGATGGCATCTAAAGAAGGTGTAACTCACTACTTCAGCATGAAAGTTAGAAAATTCCTTGAAAAAGTAAAATCAGCGACTCAAACAGCTGCTGAGTTTAATGAAGCGAATAAAGTAGATAACTCTAAGCCAGTTTATACGATTCCATCGCGTTCATTTATTGCTGATCCGCTTCCAGCATCTAATAAAGCATTGAAAATTGCTACAAACCCTGAGTTTGCCGGTCAATTTCAATCAGCAGATGCTTCAGCTGCACCTCAAGAAAACTTTGCTGTTTCTAAGGTGTGGATTGAAGATGGTTGTATTGTTTGTAATGCTTGTGAAGGTATTTTTCCTGAAGTATTTGAAGTTACTGATGATACTTGTCTTATTAGAGATGGAGCTCCTCTTGATGATGGTCTGAAGATTCTAGAGGCCGCCGAAGCTTGCCCAACTGAAGTAATTAAGTTTAACAAAGTTGGTTAA
- a CDS encoding ribonuclease H family protein — protein MKEKYLKTLSELSKILTDEKSNRAITYLKLKIKETQMPGSSSEKTAPAKGEQGDFPLPVEVQDLQRAVAVFSDGACRGNPGPGAWGVMAQNATGEVIFESSGIDASTTNNRMELEGAIKGLELVHEYFEEHNEINTQPVYVYSDSRYVVDGIEKWVPGWKARGWKKADKKAPENLELWQTLDRLALSFHMLKFYWVKGHAGHPQNEHCDQLANKALDDSGF, from the coding sequence GTGAAGGAAAAATATTTAAAAACATTAAGTGAGCTCTCGAAAATTCTCACAGATGAGAAATCAAATCGTGCAATAACTTATTTGAAATTAAAGATAAAAGAAACTCAGATGCCTGGATCATCGAGTGAGAAAACCGCGCCGGCTAAAGGTGAGCAGGGTGATTTTCCTCTTCCTGTGGAAGTTCAGGATCTACAACGTGCTGTTGCCGTCTTTAGTGATGGTGCTTGCCGCGGAAACCCTGGACCTGGAGCTTGGGGTGTTATGGCCCAAAACGCGACGGGAGAAGTTATTTTTGAATCGAGCGGTATTGATGCAAGCACGACCAATAATCGCATGGAGCTTGAAGGCGCGATTAAGGGACTAGAGCTCGTTCATGAATACTTTGAAGAGCATAACGAAATCAATACTCAACCTGTCTACGTTTATAGTGACAGCCGATATGTCGTAGATGGAATTGAAAAGTGGGTTCCTGGTTGGAAGGCAAGAGGTTGGAAGAAGGCCGATAAAAAGGCCCCTGAAAACTTAGAACTCTGGCAAACATTAGACCGTTTGGCCTTAAGTTTTCATATGCTTAAATTTTACTGGGTGAAAGGGCATGCCGGACATCCTCAAAATGAACATTGTGATCAACTTGCCAATAAGGCATTGGATGATTCTGGATTTTAA
- a CDS encoding 6-pyruvoyl trahydropterin synthase family protein translates to MNTEYSIRVYKQYFNFASSHFMLFKDGTREPLHGHNYRVTLKADAIELDADMVFDFLDIKPIVREVCDSLDHKLLLPGETPLIEIKENDKNWDIKTQDGSFFSFPQTDVLILPIQNTSAERIAIYITHEIKRLVKERFNFQFKNIEVEVEETPGQCAVYRCE, encoded by the coding sequence TTGAACACAGAATATTCAATTCGTGTTTATAAGCAATATTTCAATTTTGCTTCTTCTCACTTTATGCTTTTTAAAGACGGTACAAGAGAACCACTTCACGGACATAACTATCGTGTAACTCTTAAGGCCGATGCAATAGAACTTGATGCTGATATGGTCTTTGATTTTTTAGATATCAAGCCAATTGTAAGAGAAGTCTGTGACAGTCTTGATCACAAGCTTCTCCTACCAGGCGAGACTCCTTTGATTGAGATCAAAGAGAATGACAAAAACTGGGATATTAAAACTCAGGATGGAAGCTTCTTCTCATTTCCTCAAACAGATGTACTTATTTTACCAATTCAAAATACAAGTGCAGAGAGAATCGCAATTTATATTACCCATGAAATTAAAAGACTCGTTAAAGAGAGATTTAATTTTCAATTTAAAAACATTGAAGTTGAAGTTGAAGAAACACCTGGACAGTGTGCTGTCTACCGTTGTGAGTAA
- the rbfA gene encoding 30S ribosome-binding factor RbfA has protein sequence MAKKNFKKEKYTEKLVHELNGFLRREANDSRLTFVSITKVELTVDYTMAKVYWDTFDANKRGDAKKAIEGLGPRLRSHLAKTLKVRQVPELKFFYDSQYVDERYITDILESEAQEGRLASDEEDGEE, from the coding sequence ATGGCGAAGAAGAATTTTAAAAAAGAAAAATATACTGAGAAGCTCGTTCACGAATTGAACGGGTTTCTTAGAAGAGAGGCCAATGATTCACGTCTGACTTTTGTTAGTATTACAAAAGTTGAGCTGACTGTGGATTATACTATGGCCAAGGTCTACTGGGACACTTTCGATGCAAATAAGCGTGGAGATGCCAAGAAGGCCATTGAAGGTTTAGGTCCTAGACTTAGATCTCACCTTGCTAAGACTTTAAAAGTTAGGCAAGTTCCTGAGTTGAAGTTTTTCTATGATTCTCAGTATGTTGATGAGCGCTATATCACAGACATACTTGAGTCGGAAGCTCAGGAGGGACGCCTCGCCTCTGATGAAGAGGACGGCGAAGAGTAA